GGTCCAGTCTGTGTCAGCGGGGTCACCGTGTGAGGCATCGCCAATGAACAAGGGTCCAATGTAGTCCCAAGAACGCAAGTCATCAGACTCGTAAAGGAACGCAGTTCCGCCCCGTTCGCGAATACCGGACCCAATCAGCTGGCGCCATTTGGTGCCTTCACGCCACACGCAGTGATCGCGGTAGGCAGTGACCTCAACGCCGGCGGGAGGCCCGGAAATAACCGGATTTTCGGATATTTTGGTCCAGTTCAATAAGTCCGGGGTACCCACAGCGACACAGGGCAGTTCGTGTTCGCCGAGGCGTCCCGAGTACACCAAGGTGGGTGTCCCGCCGTCGTTCACTAGAACACCTGACCAGCAGCCCTCGGCATCCGGACCCGCGGACGGTTCCAAAGCTACCGGGACGTCCTTCCACGTCACCAGGTCTGTGCTGATGGCGTGTCCCCACTGGATCTGGTGGTGGAAAGCACCCTCAGGGTTGTACTGGTAAAAGAGGTGGTACGTACCATTCCACTGGCTGACGCCGTTGGGATCGTTGAGCCAGCCCGCGGGGGAAACAAAGTGAAAGCGCGGTCGAAGCGGGTCAGCCTCCGCCCGTGCGATCAGTTCACCCTGCGGAACGGTAGCGAGCGGGTGGGCAATTACGGTCATGCGGAAACCTTCATTTCAGTGTCGTCGGCGGGCAGTGCAGGTTCGCCTGCCAATGCGTGTCCCCCGGCTCCAGCCCACGGACGGTACAGGTGACAGCGCACCCAGTGCCGGTTCTCCGGATCCCCCACTTGATGGCGGACGGGCTCTTCGGAAGAACAGGCCTGGTTCGGATCGCCTTCGAGAGCACACGAGGTAGACGCCATCACTGCTTGGCGCAGTTCTGCACGGCGCACAGGATCATAGGAGCCGGCACGGGCCGGATCCGGCACCGCCGAGACCAAAAGTTGGGTGTATGGGTGGGCCGGGTTGGCCAAAAGGTCCAGGGACTCGCCCTGTTCAACAATTTCCCCGGCAAACATCACTGCAATTCGGTCAGCCAAATAACGGGCGGAGGCGAGGTCGTGGGTGATGTAGAGCATCGAGATGCCCTTGTCATCGCGCAGTTTACGCATCAGGTTCAGCACACCGATCCGCACCGAAACATCCAGCATGGAGGTGGGCTCGTCAGCCAGAATAACTTCCGGCTCCACCGCAAGCGCCCGAGCAATAGCAACGCGTTGACGCTGCCCGCCGGAGAGCTCGTGCGGGTAGGAGTTGAGCATGTCCGGCTGCAGGCCAACCGTGGTGATGAGTTCTTCGAGGCGTCGCTGGGTTTCTTTCTCGGAACCGCCGGTTTTGCCGTGGATCGTCAAGGAGCGGCGCAAGAAGTGCTCAATGCGATGCGCTGGGTTCAAAGAGCCAAAGGGGTCCTGGAACACCATTTGAACCTGGGCGCGGAATGCCCGGGACGCCTGGAATCGATCGCGCTTGAGAACGTCAACACCGTCCAACAGGATCTCTCCGGTGGTGGGTCGCTCCAAGCGGGCAACACAGCGCGCCAGGGTGCTTTTGCCGGAACCTGACTCGCCTACGAGGGCCACAATCTCGCCACGGCCCAAGGACAAATCAACACCGTGCAGAGCACGGACCGATTCCCTGGAGAACAGTCCACCCAGGGGGAACTGCTTGCCCAAGCCACGGATTTCAAGTGCCGGGGTGTCATCTGTGGGCCGAGTTGAGGAATGCATTGTTGAGTGGCTCATTGTGCAACTCCTTCGAGGACGGCTGGGGTGATCGCCGGAGAGTCTCCGGAGGGGGCCACAAAATGACCTGGGAATACTTCAGCAAGATCTGGGATGTTGCGGAACTTCACGCCCTCGGCCAGACCGGTCAGGGGAACTCTCGGACCGGTCAGGGGAGGGAAAGCGCCCATGAGCGCTTGAGTGTAGGGATGCTGCGGGTTGGTGTGGATTTCCGATGCCTTGGCCGTTTCCACGATCCGCCCCCCGTACATCACACCCATGCGGTGGGATAACTCCACCATCAAGGACATATCGTGTGTGATGAACAGGACCGAGAAACCCAGTTCACTCTGAAGTTCTTTGATCTGGGCCATGATTTCCTGCTGCACCACCACGTCAAGTGCCGTGGTGGGTTCATCCAAAATCAGCAGTGACGGCTTGAGAGCAACGGCCATGGCGATGACTGCACGCTGGCGCATGCCGCCTGAAAGTTGGTGCGGATAGGATTTAAGACGCGAGGGGTTGATCCTCACGAGTTCGAGCAGCTGGCCCGCACGGTGCAGGGATTCTTTGCGGGAGTAGCCGGCGTGGGTGGAGTAGATGTCTGTGATCTGCTCACCAATGGTCAGTACCGGGTTGAGCGAGTTCAT
The Arthrobacter alpinus genome window above contains:
- a CDS encoding ATP-binding cassette domain-containing protein, with amino-acid sequence MSHSTMHSSTRPTDDTPALEIRGLGKQFPLGGLFSRESVRALHGVDLSLGRGEIVALVGESGSGKSTLARCVARLERPTTGEILLDGVDVLKRDRFQASRAFRAQVQMVFQDPFGSLNPAHRIEHFLRRSLTIHGKTGGSEKETQRRLEELITTVGLQPDMLNSYPHELSGGQRQRVAIARALAVEPEVILADEPTSMLDVSVRIGVLNLMRKLRDDKGISMLYITHDLASARYLADRIAVMFAGEIVEQGESLDLLANPAHPYTQLLVSAVPDPARAGSYDPVRRAELRQAVMASTSCALEGDPNQACSSEEPVRHQVGDPENRHWVRCHLYRPWAGAGGHALAGEPALPADDTEMKVSA
- a CDS encoding ABC transporter ATP-binding protein, coding for MTVSQTSLGSHEPVLEVKDLTVKYIGDTRSTTAVDRVSFSIGTGEVFGLAGESGCGKSTIANSIMRLLKDPAKIAAGSIRFGGKDVLAMNTEELRRFRWQDVAMVFQSAMNSLNPVLTIGEQITDIYSTHAGYSRKESLHRAGQLLELVRINPSRLKSYPHQLSGGMRQRAVIAMAVALKPSLLILDEPTTALDVVVQQEIMAQIKELQSELGFSVLFITHDMSLMVELSHRMGVMYGGRIVETAKASEIHTNPQHPYTQALMGAFPPLTGPRVPLTGLAEGVKFRNIPDLAEVFPGHFVAPSGDSPAITPAVLEGVAQ